The Epinephelus lanceolatus isolate andai-2023 chromosome 14, ASM4190304v1, whole genome shotgun sequence genome has a window encoding:
- the gdf3 gene encoding protein DVR-1 produces the protein MRPHVSPVLLLAVCVLGVCALSHVEEMKSQERLFLSSLGLSGRPRPPGSHQTRRRVPSALWRMFRRSENIQAEESDPCTVSEYGVRGNIIRYVQDQGRLVSGWSSSCQACLEKQLFFNMSVLQPVELLSLAQLEIKFHWKPVRSAELLQGPRALSVSLYKVIRATLRGANPQANRRLLLSQSVQLQPEPTSVTMDLTSLAESWRKPGRNYGLVLELLPLSADPQELLPFHPGNSLPLDPAFTLPLIQASLVAVSLNPHQCRSRQRRSAIHLPVTPSNVCKARRLYIDFKDVGWQDWIIAPQGYMANYCHGDCPFPLSESLNGTNHAILQTLVHSLDPHGTPQPCCVPIRLSPISMLYYDNNDNVVLRHYQDMVVDECGCR, from the exons ATGAGGCCACACGTGTCCCCTGTGCTGCTGTTAGCGGTGTGTGTCCTCGGTGTGTGTGCCCTCTCACATGTGGAGGAGATGAAGAGCCAGGAGCGGCTCTTCCTCAGCTCCCTGGGGCTCTCCGGGAGGCCTCGGCCGCCGGGGAGCCACCAGACCCGGCGCCGCGTCCCCTCTGCGCTCTGGAGGATGTTCCGGAGGTCAGAGAACATCCAGGCCGAGGAGAGCGACCCCTGCACGGTGTCTGAATACGGAGTGCGCGGCAACATCATCCGATACGTGCAGGACCAAG GCAGGCTGGTGTCTGGCTGGAGCAGCAGCTGTCAGGCCTGTCTGGAGAAGCAGCTTTTCTTCAACATGTCCGTCCTGCAGCCTGTGGAGCTGCTGTCTCTGGCTCAGCTGGAAATCAAGTTCCACTGGAAGCCCGTCAGGTCAGCGGAGCTCCTGCAGGGGCCCCGGGCCCTCAGTGTGTCCCTGTATAAAGTGATTCGAGCCACGCTGAGGGGAGCCAATCCCCAAGCTAACCGCAGGCTCCTGCTGTCCCAGTCGGTCCAGCTGCAGCCCGAGCCCACCTCCGTCACCATGGACCTCACCTCGCTGGCAGAGAGCTGGCGCAAACCGGGACGCAACTACGGTTTGGTTTTAGAGCTGCTGCCTCTCAGCGCAGATCCACAAGAGCTTCTTCCTTTTCACCCGGGGAACTCCCTCCCGTTAGACCCGGCCTTCACCCTGCCGCTGATCCAGGCCTCGCTGGTCGCAGTGTCCCTCAACCCACACCAGTGTCGCTCCAGGCAGAGAAGAAGCGCCATCCACCTCCCTGTGACACCCAGCAACGTGTGCAAGGCCCGCCGCCTCTACATCGACTTCAAGGACGTGGGCTGGCAGGACTGGATCATCGCACCGCAGGGATACATGGCCAACTACTGCCACGGAGACTGCCCGTTTCCGCTCAGCGAGAGTCTGAACGGCACCAACCACGCCATCCTGCAGACACTGGTGCACTCCCTGGACCCACACGGCACACCGCAACCCTGCTGCGTGCCCATCCGCCTCTCTCCGATCTCCATGCTCTACTACGACAACAACGACAACGTGGTGCTGCGACATTACCAGGACATGGTGGTGGACGAGTGCGGGTGTCGATGA